In Entelurus aequoreus isolate RoL-2023_Sb linkage group LG13, RoL_Eaeq_v1.1, whole genome shotgun sequence, a genomic segment contains:
- the ube2f gene encoding NEDD8-conjugating enzyme UBE2F codes for MLTLASKLKRSDGGQTGRASGASDSTHRVSIRDRLLTKEVAELEAHLPSTCTANFPDEDKLHHFQLAVSPDEGYYQSGMFQFEIDVPEAYNMVPPKVKCLTRIWHPNITESGEICLSLLREHSIDGTGWAPTRTLKDVVWGLNSLFTDLLNFDDPLNIDAAEHHLRDKEDFRNKVQDYIKHYAR; via the exons ATGCTCACATTGGCCAGTAAGCTGAAAAGGAGTGATGGAGGACAGACTGGCCGTGCCTCTGGAGCCTCTGACTCAACTCATAGGGTCTCGATAAGGGACCGTCTCCTTACCAAAG AAGTTGCAGAACTTGAAGCCCATCTTCCTA GTACATGCACAGCCAATTTCCCAGACGAGGACAAGCTGCACCATTTTCAGTTGGCAGTGTCTCCTG ATGAAGGTTACTACCAAAGTGGGATGTTTCAGTTTGAAATAGATGTTCCAGAAGCTTATAACATGGTG CCTCCAAAAGTGAAATGTCTGACTAGAATATGGCATCCAAATATCACTGAGAGTGGAGAGATCTGCCTGAG CCTATTGCGTGAACATTCTATCGATGGAACAGGATGGGCTCCCACCAGAACGTTAAAG gATGTGGTCTGGGGATTGAACTCGTTGTTCACC GACTTGTTGAATTTTGATGATCCGTTAAACATTGATGCGGCAGAACATCATCTGAGAGACAAG